From Paenibacillus sp. PK3_47, the proteins below share one genomic window:
- a CDS encoding HAD family hydrolase — MIYASDLDRTLIYSLGALKVPEDSPGLVPAEIIDGRNASYISQGALDLLRELTASVIFMPVTTRTIAEYRRINLFQETIIPDYAVTSNGGNILVSGDVDLEWRAHIGRLVGLNSAEAGEVRTMVRAVVRPEWIISERYCDELFYTYMVYRDLLPLDEINHMAERLNEIGWKVSLQGRKLYVVPEAVNKSDAIIHVRRTVHSEPMVASGDSLLDKCLLESADYAIAPRHGEIFAEQQASQVKLSYPFTELAGVHAGHEIMQYVHKIYHNLTTLGVGPQ; from the coding sequence GTGATCTATGCCAGTGATTTGGATCGTACGCTGATCTACTCCCTCGGTGCGCTTAAGGTGCCGGAGGATTCTCCGGGTCTTGTGCCCGCCGAAATTATTGACGGGAGAAATGCCTCTTATATTTCACAGGGGGCGCTGGATTTGCTGAGGGAGCTTACTGCGAGCGTTATTTTTATGCCGGTGACTACGCGTACCATCGCGGAGTACAGGCGGATCAACCTGTTCCAGGAGACGATCATTCCGGATTATGCTGTCACCAGCAATGGCGGCAATATTCTGGTCAGCGGGGATGTGGATCTGGAGTGGAGGGCGCATATCGGCAGGCTGGTGGGGCTCAACTCTGCAGAGGCCGGGGAGGTCCGTACGATGGTCCGGGCGGTCGTGCGCCCTGAATGGATTATCAGCGAACGGTATTGCGATGAACTTTTCTATACTTATATGGTTTACCGCGACTTATTGCCGCTTGATGAGATCAACCACATGGCTGAGCGCCTGAACGAAATCGGCTGGAAGGTTTCGCTGCAGGGGCGGAAGCTGTACGTGGTTCCCGAGGCGGTTAACAAAAGCGACGCCATTATCCATGTCCGCCGTACCGTGCATTCCGAGCCGATGGTTGCATCCGGTGATTCCCTGCTGGACAAGTGTCTGCTGGAGAGCGCCGACTATGCCATAGCCCCGCGTCACGGAGAAATATTTGCCGAGCAGCAGGCCTCTCAAGTAAAATTGAGTTATCCTTTTACAGAGCTGGCGGGTGTGCATGCCGGACATGAGATCATGCAGTATGTTCACAAGATTTATCACAATCTGACGACATTGGGAGTTGGACCACAATGA
- a CDS encoding ATP-grasp domain-containing protein has translation MKKVNIYFNRWFSVAYHYMNLLRNNEDGVPVQIFATHPDIRHMSLQGADIAGTEPALKGIEYVQFCVDYCRRNEIDIFIPRLHMMDIALHAAMFEAVGTKVLVCRDLDLLEMILDKGKFYRRVQETGIMEIPEYHVVNTAEGFKEAYEDLTAKGLRVCFKPTETEGGLGFRIINNSRSPLEELFGYVTQNISFDDAYRILAGAETFPDLMVMELLEGYEYSIDCLSDRDGNLLAAVPRRKDSGRLRVMEHIPELEAIARNVAETYKIPYNFNIQMKYSGGVPKLLEINPRMSGGLHVSCLTGINFPYLAVKSALGGEVQPVRFTHDLLASHVEQPMIMKVHDESVVTDRVN, from the coding sequence ATGAAAAAGGTAAATATTTATTTCAACCGCTGGTTCTCCGTGGCTTATCACTATATGAATCTTCTGCGGAACAATGAGGACGGCGTTCCGGTCCAAATCTTTGCCACCCATCCCGATATCCGGCATATGTCGCTGCAGGGCGCGGACATTGCCGGGACTGAGCCGGCGCTTAAAGGGATAGAATATGTACAGTTCTGCGTTGATTACTGCCGCCGCAATGAGATTGATATTTTTATTCCCCGGCTGCATATGATGGATATTGCGCTGCATGCCGCCATGTTCGAGGCTGTTGGCACGAAGGTGCTTGTCTGCCGTGATCTTGATCTGCTGGAAATGATTCTGGATAAGGGCAAGTTCTACCGCCGGGTCCAGGAGACCGGAATTATGGAGATTCCTGAATACCATGTTGTGAATACAGCGGAGGGGTTCAAGGAAGCTTATGAGGATCTGACAGCCAAAGGCCTTAGGGTCTGCTTTAAGCCAACTGAAACCGAGGGCGGCTTGGGCTTCCGGATCATCAACAACAGCCGCAGCCCTCTGGAGGAATTGTTCGGTTATGTAACGCAGAATATTTCATTTGATGATGCGTACCGGATTCTTGCCGGAGCCGAAACCTTCCCGGATCTTATGGTAATGGAGCTGCTTGAGGGCTATGAATACAGCATAGACTGCCTCTCGGACAGGGACGGCAATCTGCTGGCAGCGGTGCCGCGGCGCAAGGACAGCGGGCGCCTGCGGGTAATGGAGCACATTCCTGAGCTTGAGGCTATTGCAAGAAATGTAGCTGAGACTTACAAAATTCCTTATAATTTCAATATACAAATGAAGTACAGCGGCGGAGTTCCCAAGCTGCTGGAGATTAACCCCCGGATGTCCGGAGGGCTGCATGTATCTTGTCTGACAGGCATTAACTTCCCGTACCTGGCGGTCAAAAGTGCGCTTGGCGGTGAAGTTCAGCCCGTACGTTTCACCCATGATCTGCTGGCCAGCCATGTGGAGCAGCCGATGATCATGAAGGTACACGACGAATCCGTAGTTACGGACCGCGTGAATTGA
- a CDS encoding cysteine protease StiP family protein, translating into MKGTDEANLGTRIVPPAPIGSYPPSDVRFLLKDLSDIRLEQGTAEREKAIQSGVSYSEMLPVEYQPTAQYIDLFQETLRESAAKVAFAVAVVSEMIVSRRGTGNTVLVSLARAGTPVGVLIKRYIAWRYGADLPHYSISIIRGKGIDENALLYMLQQHGRDADLQFIDGWTGKGAIRRVLIESCAEFYTKYGVALNDDLAVLADPGHCSQTFGTREDYLIPSACLNSTVSGLISRTVLREDLIGPDDFHGAKYYREWLDSDLSGAFIEAIVPHFASVAEEAAGAAAEMLKSPPEVTWQGMEDIRSIQQTFGIDNLNLVKPGVGETTRVLLRRVPWKILVDKTDNPNLRHIMLLAEERGVPVEVYPGLTYSCCGIIKPLKGGA; encoded by the coding sequence ATGAAGGGAACAGATGAAGCCAACCTCGGTACAAGGATAGTGCCTCCTGCCCCGATCGGCAGCTACCCGCCTTCAGATGTCCGGTTCCTGCTCAAGGATCTCAGCGATATCCGGCTGGAGCAGGGAACGGCGGAACGGGAAAAGGCTATCCAGTCCGGGGTGAGCTATTCCGAAATGCTTCCGGTAGAATACCAGCCGACAGCGCAGTATATAGATCTGTTTCAGGAGACACTCCGGGAATCGGCTGCCAAGGTCGCTTTTGCCGTCGCGGTTGTCTCTGAAATGATCGTATCCAGACGGGGGACAGGCAATACGGTGCTTGTCTCTCTGGCCAGAGCCGGTACACCGGTCGGTGTGCTGATCAAACGTTATATCGCCTGGAGATATGGTGCAGACCTGCCGCATTACAGCATTTCTATCATCCGCGGAAAAGGGATTGACGAGAATGCGCTCCTCTACATGCTGCAGCAGCATGGCCGGGATGCTGATTTGCAGTTTATTGACGGCTGGACAGGCAAAGGTGCAATCCGCCGGGTGCTGATAGAGTCCTGTGCAGAGTTCTACACCAAATACGGGGTTGCCCTGAATGATGATCTGGCTGTACTGGCGGATCCGGGACATTGTTCCCAGACCTTCGGGACAAGGGAAGATTACCTGATTCCGAGCGCCTGCCTGAATTCTACCGTATCAGGCCTGATCAGCCGTACCGTACTGCGGGAGGATCTGATCGGTCCGGATGATTTCCATGGGGCAAAATATTACAGGGAGTGGCTGGACAGCGATCTGTCAGGTGCTTTTATTGAAGCCATTGTTCCGCATTTTGCTTCTGTGGCGGAAGAGGCGGCAGGAGCTGCCGCAGAAATGCTGAAATCTCCGCCCGAGGTTACCTGGCAGGGCATGGAGGACATCCGGAGCATTCAACAGACCTTCGGCATAGATAACCTCAATCTGGTTAAGCCGGGAGTCGGTGAAACTACACGCGTACTGCTGCGGAGAGTACCCTGGAAAATCCTCGTTGATAAGACAGACAATCCGAATCTGCGGCATATTATGCTGCTTGCCGAAGAACGCGGCGTTCCGGTGGAGGTCTATCCGGGTCTTACCTATTCATGCTGCGGTATTATAAAACCGCTGAAAGGGGGGGCCTGA
- a CDS encoding phosphoribosyltransferase family protein, with translation MAARINKKRSFLFVSRVLGKHIPVNPYTPLLGGAALALLLYREMNGGAADTDSMEKLLEQAVDGLIDPSRAEEAYRALLSARLVLPRPVVFIGFAETATALGHSMYNIFADHASYIHTTREDIPEMEPVVSFEEEHSHAVDHLVYALNTGMLSGEEPVVLVDDEITTGNTAINTIRDIQSKFPRREYVVASLLDWRSERNIQAYRELEEELGIRITALSLLQGSIEVTGTPLLDAAAGNGQLACASEVPVVTTYVADGLERLEVSSADSYGEVNHSPYLKLSGRFGMESCDNQLLDEGAARIAARLCKLRESSNALVMGVGEFMYLPMRVAAEMGEGISYQSSTRSPIYPEARPDYGVHSAEAYPSAGDPAIRNYIYNIAPGQYGDIFVLLERDVPRSRIEPMTDVLKSLAGNKVHLIILGARQETEAACP, from the coding sequence ATGGCTGCCCGTATCAATAAAAAACGGTCCTTTCTCTTTGTCAGCAGGGTGCTCGGCAAGCATATTCCTGTAAATCCGTATACTCCGCTGCTTGGCGGTGCTGCGCTTGCCCTGCTGCTGTATCGTGAAATGAACGGGGGGGCTGCAGATACTGATTCAATGGAAAAACTGCTTGAACAGGCAGTGGATGGCCTTATAGATCCTTCCCGTGCGGAAGAAGCTTACCGGGCATTGCTGTCAGCACGGCTGGTTCTTCCCCGGCCTGTCGTCTTTATCGGTTTCGCCGAGACAGCTACCGCGCTGGGGCACAGCATGTACAATATATTCGCTGATCATGCTTCCTACATCCATACTACGCGTGAAGATATTCCTGAGATGGAGCCGGTCGTCAGCTTTGAAGAAGAGCATTCGCATGCGGTGGATCATCTCGTGTATGCCCTGAACACCGGGATGCTGTCCGGAGAGGAACCGGTTGTACTGGTGGATGATGAGATTACGACCGGCAATACGGCAATCAATACGATCCGCGACATCCAGTCCAAGTTTCCGCGCCGGGAATATGTTGTCGCTTCTCTGCTGGACTGGCGGAGTGAACGCAATATTCAGGCATACCGGGAGCTGGAGGAGGAGCTAGGCATCCGGATTACAGCCTTGTCCCTGCTGCAGGGCAGTATTGAGGTGACAGGAACGCCGCTGCTGGATGCCGCTGCAGGGAACGGACAGCTTGCCTGCGCTTCTGAAGTTCCTGTTGTAACCACTTATGTGGCGGACGGGCTGGAGCGGCTGGAGGTAAGTTCGGCAGATTCTTATGGGGAAGTTAATCATTCTCCGTATCTGAAGCTGAGCGGCCGGTTTGGAATGGAATCGTGTGACAATCAGCTCCTGGATGAGGGTGCAGCGCGGATAGCTGCCCGGCTCTGCAAGCTGCGGGAGAGTTCAAACGCACTGGTTATGGGTGTCGGAGAGTTCATGTACCTTCCTATGCGTGTAGCGGCAGAGATGGGTGAAGGAATATCCTATCAGTCCTCGACACGCAGTCCGATTTATCCTGAGGCCAGGCCGGATTACGGTGTTCACAGTGCGGAAGCTTATCCTTCGGCCGGAGACCCGGCAATCCGGAACTATATTTATAATATTGCTCCCGGCCAGTACGGCGATATTTTCGTACTGCTTGAGCGGGATGTCCCCCGCAGCAGGATAGAGCCGATGACGGATGTTCTGAAGTCGCTGGCCGGCAACAAAGTGCATCTCATTATACTCGGTGCCCGGCAAGAAACGGAGGCGGCCTGCCCATGA
- a CDS encoding HpcH/HpaI aldolase/citrate lyase family protein — protein sequence MRYFDYLTKEQENSLFYVPPVAFNHNTHKELLAYAVGAALYMPATRSSVADDILKLRASGLVTVIIDLEDAIGDGEVDYAEESVVRHLTSLSAYGRDEADTGKSLPLLFIRVRNPEQLRQMIFRLGSLITMLTGFVFPKFSVANGVDYFEAIADYNSSRSYEAPVLYGMPILENAPIIYRESRLDSLLAVRDLLGNYRDYVLNVRIGATDFSSLFGLRRSPDISIYDLAPIRDCISEIINIFGRVEEGYVISGPVWEYFASKGQGHRVLRPQLRQTPFEDTYGEQGREMRNNYISSALDGLIREVILDKEKGIVGKTIIHPSHLRPVQAMYTVMHEEYADALSIVESNDGSRGVFKSEYFNKMNEIKPHLNWAKRILLRSQIYGVLHEQQHFVGLLPENEYTHV from the coding sequence TTGAGATATTTTGATTACCTGACGAAAGAACAGGAAAATTCTTTGTTTTATGTTCCGCCGGTTGCATTTAATCATAACACGCACAAGGAACTGCTGGCTTATGCTGTCGGAGCTGCTCTGTATATGCCGGCCACCCGGTCCAGTGTTGCTGACGATATCCTCAAGCTGAGAGCTTCCGGGCTGGTAACAGTCATTATTGATCTGGAGGATGCGATTGGTGACGGGGAGGTGGACTATGCCGAGGAGTCGGTTGTAAGGCACCTTACGTCCCTCTCGGCTTATGGCAGGGATGAGGCGGATACCGGCAAAAGCCTGCCGCTGCTTTTCATTCGTGTGCGTAACCCGGAACAGCTGCGGCAGATGATTTTCCGTCTTGGCTCACTGATTACAATGTTGACCGGTTTTGTCTTCCCCAAATTTTCTGTAGCTAATGGTGTAGATTATTTTGAAGCGATTGCAGATTATAACAGCTCGCGCAGCTACGAAGCACCGGTGCTCTACGGGATGCCTATTCTGGAGAATGCCCCGATTATTTACCGGGAGAGCCGGCTGGACAGCCTGCTTGCAGTGCGGGATCTGCTGGGCAATTACCGCGATTATGTGCTGAATGTCAGAATCGGGGCAACCGATTTCTCCAGCCTGTTCGGACTCCGCCGCAGTCCCGATATCAGTATTTATGATCTTGCGCCTATCCGTGACTGTATTTCAGAAATCATCAATATATTCGGACGGGTGGAGGAGGGATACGTCATTTCGGGTCCGGTGTGGGAGTATTTCGCCAGCAAAGGGCAGGGACACCGGGTGCTGCGCCCGCAGCTGAGGCAGACTCCGTTTGAGGATACTTACGGTGAACAGGGCCGGGAGATGCGCAACAATTATATCTCCAGCGCGCTGGACGGCCTGATCCGGGAAGTCATTTTGGATAAAGAAAAAGGTATTGTCGGCAAAACGATTATCCATCCGTCCCATCTGAGGCCTGTGCAGGCGATGTATACGGTCATGCATGAGGAGTATGCGGATGCATTGAGCATTGTGGAGAGCAATGACGGCAGCCGCGGTGTTTTTAAAAGCGAGTACTTTAACAAGATGAATGAAATCAAGCCGCATTTAAACTGGGCAAAACGTATTTTATTACGATCTCAAATATACGGGGTGTTACATGAACAACAGCATTTTGTCGGATTACTGCCCGAGAACGAATACACACACGTTTAA